One Malania oleifera isolate guangnan ecotype guangnan chromosome 10, ASM2987363v1, whole genome shotgun sequence genomic region harbors:
- the LOC131165499 gene encoding glycerol-3-phosphate dehydrogenase [NAD(+)] 2, chloroplastic isoform X2, which produces MAAHVAERKAQLEVKMLVRDPQVCQSINENHCNRKYFPEHKLPENVIATTDAKAALLGADYCLHAVPVQFSSSFLVGIADYVDPGLPFISLSKGLELNTLRMMSQIIPQSLRNPCQPFVALSGPSFALELMNKLPTAMVVASKDKKQAKAVQHLLASSHMRISTSSDVTGVEIAGALKNVLAIAAGIVDGMNLGNNSMAALVAQGCSEIRWLATKMGAKSTTITGLSGTGDIMLTCFVNLSRNRMVGVRLGSGETLDDILRSMNQVAEGVSTAGAVIALAQKYNVKMPVLTAVARIIDNELTPKKAVLELMNLPQVEEV; this is translated from the exons ATGGCTGCCCATGTTGCAGAAAGAAAGGCTCAATTGGAGGTTAAGATGCTTGTACGCGATCCTCAAGtttgtcaatctatcaatgaGAACCATTGTAATAG GAAGTACTTTCCAGAACACAAGCTACCAGAAAATGTAATTGCAACAACTGATGCCAAAGCTGCCTTGCTTGGTGCAGACTATTGCTTGCATGCTGTACCTGTACAG TTCAGCTCATCTTTTCTTGTGGGCATTGCGGATTATGTTGACCCAGGCTTGCCATTCATTTCTCTTAGTAAAGGTTTGGAGCTGAATACTTTGAGGATGATGTCTCAAATTATTCCACAATCATTGAGGAATCCTTGCCAACCTTTCGTTGCATTATCAGGCCCTTCATTTGCGTTGGAGTTGATGAATAAATTACCAACAG CAATGGTGGTGGCATCAAAAGACAAAAAACAGGCTAAAGCAGTTCAACATCTACTAGCTTCCAGTCATATGAGAATTAGTACATCAAG TGATGTTACAGGGGTGGAAATTGCAGGTGCACTCAAGAATGTACTTGCAATAGCAGCAGGGATAGTGGATGGGATGAATCTTGGAAATAATTCTATGGCGGCTCTTGTTGCACAGGGTTGTTCCGAGATACGATGGTTAGCAACAAAG ATGGGTGCGAAGTCAACAACGATCACTGGTTTGTCAGGAACTGGAGACATTATGCTTACATGTTTTGTGAATCTTTCGAGAAACAGAATGGTTGGAGTTCGTCTTGGATCAGGGGAGACGCTTGATGATATACTAAGGTCCATGAACCAG GTGGCCGAAGGTGTATCAACGGCTGGAGCTGTGATTGCATTGGCCCAGAAATATAATGTTAAGATGCCAGTTTTGACGGCAGTTGCTCGAATTATTGACAATGAACTTACACCAAAGAAAGCTGTTCTTGAGTTGATGAATCTCCCTCAG GTGGAAGAGGTATGA
- the LOC131165499 gene encoding glycerol-3-phosphate dehydrogenase [NAD(+)] 2, chloroplastic isoform X1, producing MAALLLGPSFIKVPPPLPPSSLSSNSHHTNQFHPTFHCLGPRSELSLLHSSSSSSANTWTPSEEAGTADNSPAEDRSRDRRRVVRLAWEKLVRWSRSWRSKPTPDVLHRINKVVVLGGGSFGTAMAAHVAERKAQLEVKMLVRDPQVCQSINENHCNRKYFPEHKLPENVIATTDAKAALLGADYCLHAVPVQFSSSFLVGIADYVDPGLPFISLSKGLELNTLRMMSQIIPQSLRNPCQPFVALSGPSFALELMNKLPTAMVVASKDKKQAKAVQHLLASSHMRISTSSDVTGVEIAGALKNVLAIAAGIVDGMNLGNNSMAALVAQGCSEIRWLATKMGAKSTTITGLSGTGDIMLTCFVNLSRNRMVGVRLGSGETLDDILRSMNQVAEGVSTAGAVIALAQKYNVKMPVLTAVARIIDNELTPKKAVLELMNLPQVEEV from the exons ATGGCGGCGTTACTGTTAGGGCCGTCGTTTATTAAAGTGCCGCCGCCGCTGCCACCGTCATCGCTCTCTTCAAATTCACATCACACTAATCAGTTTCATCCAACGTTCCACTGTCTGGGGCCGCGCTCAGAGCTCTCTCTTCTTcattcctcctcctcctcctctgccAATACGTGGACCCCTAGTGAAGAAGCTGGAACTGCCGATAACTCTCCCGCAGAAGATAGAAGCAGGGATCGCCGGAGAGTGGTCAGACTCGCCTGGGAGAAGCTTGTCCGTTGGTCCCGCTCTTGGCGTTCCAAGCCCACCCCCGACGTTCTTCACCGCATTAACAAG GTTGTGGTGCTTGGAGGTGGATCTTTTGGTACGGCAATGGCTGCCCATGTTGCAGAAAGAAAGGCTCAATTGGAGGTTAAGATGCTTGTACGCGATCCTCAAGtttgtcaatctatcaatgaGAACCATTGTAATAG GAAGTACTTTCCAGAACACAAGCTACCAGAAAATGTAATTGCAACAACTGATGCCAAAGCTGCCTTGCTTGGTGCAGACTATTGCTTGCATGCTGTACCTGTACAG TTCAGCTCATCTTTTCTTGTGGGCATTGCGGATTATGTTGACCCAGGCTTGCCATTCATTTCTCTTAGTAAAGGTTTGGAGCTGAATACTTTGAGGATGATGTCTCAAATTATTCCACAATCATTGAGGAATCCTTGCCAACCTTTCGTTGCATTATCAGGCCCTTCATTTGCGTTGGAGTTGATGAATAAATTACCAACAG CAATGGTGGTGGCATCAAAAGACAAAAAACAGGCTAAAGCAGTTCAACATCTACTAGCTTCCAGTCATATGAGAATTAGTACATCAAG TGATGTTACAGGGGTGGAAATTGCAGGTGCACTCAAGAATGTACTTGCAATAGCAGCAGGGATAGTGGATGGGATGAATCTTGGAAATAATTCTATGGCGGCTCTTGTTGCACAGGGTTGTTCCGAGATACGATGGTTAGCAACAAAG ATGGGTGCGAAGTCAACAACGATCACTGGTTTGTCAGGAACTGGAGACATTATGCTTACATGTTTTGTGAATCTTTCGAGAAACAGAATGGTTGGAGTTCGTCTTGGATCAGGGGAGACGCTTGATGATATACTAAGGTCCATGAACCAG GTGGCCGAAGGTGTATCAACGGCTGGAGCTGTGATTGCATTGGCCCAGAAATATAATGTTAAGATGCCAGTTTTGACGGCAGTTGCTCGAATTATTGACAATGAACTTACACCAAAGAAAGCTGTTCTTGAGTTGATGAATCTCCCTCAG GTGGAAGAGGTATGA